In Porphyromonas cangingivalis, a genomic segment contains:
- a CDS encoding PaaI family thioesterase: MDKKAFQEYYPSEFSHCFGCGWGNEHGLHVKSYWCDEDAGETIAYFRPEEHHTGGFPGNVYGGLIAAILDCHGNGTAAAAGYKHVGREMGTLPALRYVTANLNVNYRLPTPIGVELELRGKVLEVTDRKVSMALSVWANGQETVSATMVSVLLPVTPR; the protein is encoded by the coding sequence ATGGACAAAAAAGCATTTCAAGAGTATTACCCTTCCGAGTTCAGTCATTGTTTCGGTTGTGGGTGGGGGAATGAGCATGGGCTTCATGTCAAGAGTTATTGGTGTGATGAGGATGCCGGAGAGACGATTGCATACTTTCGCCCCGAAGAGCATCATACAGGTGGATTTCCCGGTAATGTCTATGGGGGATTGATCGCTGCCATCCTCGACTGTCATGGTAATGGTACAGCAGCTGCTGCCGGTTATAAGCATGTGGGGCGAGAGATGGGTACGCTTCCGGCTTTACGTTATGTGACGGCTAATCTCAATGTGAACTATAGACTCCCGACACCGATAGGCGTGGAGCTGGAATTGAGGGGCAAAGTGCTTGAGGTCACGGACCGAAAGGTCAGTATGGCTCTTTCTGTTTGGGCTAATGGTCAAGAGACTGTTTCGGCAACAATGGTATCGGTACTGCTTCCTGTCACTCCCCGGTGA
- a CDS encoding TonB-dependent receptor — translation MNRKVWMSILTTMLVLMSSATLMAQVTVKGTLLEKGSNDPLMGITVMSGKTGTTTNVDGKFTLKVAKDATLTIRAVGFDTKTIKVGKAAEQDLGIIYLSPSAVGLQEVSVIASVVPKDRITPVPLSNVSIDKIETAAPNIEFPELLKSTPSVYVTKGGGGFGDSRINLRGFDSNNIGVLINGIPINDMESGKVYWSNWAGLSDVSSFIQVQRGLGASKLGLSSVGGTINMVTKSTDAKKGGSFYSGIGNDGYNKFTFNVSTGLMDNGWALTVAGARNGGNGYVNATSFLGWSYFINVSKVLNDAHRLSFTAFGAPQWHNQRGLMSRIEDIKNDPNRGRRNIGYGYINGKETTLAYNFYHKPQMSLNHYWDINEKSQLYTSVYASVARGGGRRIVGEKRNWMYFDRNTNLPTAETRLTNDGLIDYASIIADNRASNTGAKVIFANAINSHNWYGVLSTYNNKLSDRVKLTAGYDARFYQGIHRNVISDLLGADYYIEPQDPSKKLMYHAPYQALKVGDHVEYDNIGEVLWNGLFAQTEFTGERFNGFVSATLSHQGYRYRNLGGTAEPEALREKGESINSKWASYLPWSIKSGLSYKVNENNNLFVNAGYFTRAPYFRSVFFKYNSEINTGAKYEKVLTGEIGYGFRNENLKIDFNAYYTKWLDKGITRTLSNNEVANITGLNARHMGIELEATYNPFKTLELRGMLSLGDWIWSDDVDASIFDSSQTKIADIKAFIKGVHVGNSAQFTASLGANWEVFEGFKLNLNTNYFGKNYADFDPVNRTKESDKVDAWQLPNYMLVDLGASYKFKVGSLGATLYMNVDNLFDTEYIADARDGVRHDQNTALVYYGFGRTWATGLRINF, via the coding sequence ATGAACAGAAAAGTCTGGATGTCTATCTTGACTACAATGTTGGTACTCATGTCGAGTGCGACATTGATGGCTCAGGTAACAGTAAAGGGGACGCTGCTTGAAAAAGGTAGCAATGACCCTTTGATGGGTATTACTGTCATGTCCGGAAAGACCGGAACGACTACTAATGTGGACGGTAAGTTTACCCTAAAGGTTGCTAAAGATGCTACTCTAACGATCCGTGCTGTCGGCTTCGATACAAAGACAATCAAAGTCGGTAAGGCTGCTGAACAAGATCTCGGAATTATTTATCTTTCACCATCGGCTGTAGGTCTGCAAGAAGTAAGTGTCATTGCTTCGGTCGTGCCTAAAGACCGTATCACTCCTGTCCCTCTCTCAAACGTCAGTATAGATAAGATTGAGACTGCAGCTCCAAACATTGAGTTTCCCGAGCTATTGAAGTCTACACCATCTGTCTATGTTACCAAGGGGGGCGGTGGATTTGGAGACTCACGTATCAATCTTCGTGGTTTTGACTCCAATAATATCGGTGTCCTCATCAACGGTATCCCCATCAATGACATGGAGAGTGGGAAGGTCTACTGGTCAAACTGGGCCGGTCTTTCTGATGTCTCCAGCTTCATTCAGGTACAGAGAGGTTTGGGGGCTTCCAAGCTTGGCCTTTCTTCTGTCGGTGGTACCATCAATATGGTAACGAAGAGTACAGATGCAAAGAAAGGGGGCTCATTCTACTCCGGTATCGGTAATGACGGTTACAATAAGTTTACCTTTAATGTCTCTACCGGTCTTATGGACAACGGTTGGGCTCTTACTGTCGCAGGTGCTCGCAATGGTGGTAATGGTTATGTCAACGCTACTTCTTTCCTCGGCTGGTCATACTTTATCAACGTTTCGAAGGTGCTAAACGATGCTCATCGTCTGTCATTCACTGCGTTCGGTGCTCCTCAGTGGCACAACCAAAGAGGCCTTATGTCTCGTATCGAGGATATAAAGAACGATCCTAACAGAGGTCGTCGCAACATCGGCTATGGTTATATCAATGGCAAAGAAACAACTCTTGCTTACAACTTCTACCACAAGCCACAGATGTCTCTCAATCACTACTGGGATATCAACGAGAAGAGCCAGCTTTATACATCGGTATATGCTTCTGTAGCGAGAGGTGGTGGTCGTCGTATTGTCGGTGAGAAAAGAAACTGGATGTACTTCGACAGAAATACCAACCTTCCTACAGCGGAGACAAGACTTACTAATGATGGTCTTATCGACTATGCTTCGATCATCGCAGATAACCGTGCCTCAAACACAGGTGCTAAGGTCATCTTTGCAAATGCGATCAACTCACACAACTGGTACGGTGTCCTCTCTACTTACAACAATAAACTGAGCGATCGTGTCAAGTTGACTGCCGGTTATGATGCACGTTTCTATCAAGGTATTCACCGTAATGTCATCTCTGACCTTCTTGGAGCAGACTACTACATCGAGCCTCAAGATCCAAGTAAGAAACTTATGTATCATGCCCCTTATCAAGCATTGAAGGTGGGCGATCATGTGGAGTATGACAATATCGGTGAAGTCCTTTGGAATGGCCTCTTCGCACAGACCGAGTTTACTGGCGAACGCTTCAATGGGTTTGTTTCTGCAACACTTTCTCATCAAGGGTACAGATATCGCAATCTTGGCGGTACTGCAGAACCTGAGGCTCTAAGAGAAAAGGGTGAGTCCATCAACTCAAAGTGGGCTTCATATCTCCCTTGGAGTATCAAGTCTGGGCTTAGCTATAAGGTCAATGAGAATAATAATTTGTTCGTGAATGCCGGGTACTTCACACGTGCTCCTTACTTCAGATCTGTATTCTTCAAGTACAATTCGGAAATCAACACCGGAGCTAAGTATGAAAAAGTACTTACCGGAGAGATTGGATATGGCTTCCGTAACGAAAACCTTAAGATTGACTTCAATGCTTACTACACAAAGTGGCTCGACAAAGGGATCACAAGGACATTGAGTAATAACGAAGTCGCCAACATTACGGGTCTCAACGCTCGCCATATGGGTATTGAACTTGAAGCAACTTATAATCCTTTTAAGACACTCGAACTTCGTGGTATGCTCTCGCTCGGAGACTGGATCTGGTCTGATGACGTAGATGCGTCTATCTTTGACAGCTCACAGACAAAGATTGCTGACATCAAGGCTTTCATCAAGGGGGTACATGTCGGTAACTCTGCTCAGTTTACCGCTTCTTTGGGGGCCAACTGGGAAGTATTTGAGGGCTTTAAACTTAACCTCAATACAAACTACTTCGGTAAGAACTATGCAGACTTTGACCCTGTCAACAGAACAAAGGAATCTGACAAGGTCGATGCATGGCAACTTCCTAACTATATGCTTGTAGACCTTGGGGCTTCATATAAGTTCAAGGTTGGTTCGCTCGGAGCGACATTGTACATGAATGTTGACAACCTCTTCGATACCGAGTACATTGCAGATGCAAGAGACGGTGTTCGCCACGACCAAAACACTGCTTTGGTTTACTACGGCTTCGGTCGTACTTGGGCTACAGGTCTTCGTATCAACTTCTAA
- a CDS encoding DNA alkylation repair protein, whose protein sequence is MTDPRVRQILSDLNASAEEKKALFDRRLKISRDPDTVMGIRIPLVRSAIKPLSKIMSFREAVAEIYPLALKRFEYKLLFAGVAAEKVSNEEEIRELYDRLFDCVDGWGASDFFLGVIETVCKKHEVGAEIFREYVSLHKDNPDPFARRLTIVPLIRLIPGGYLPLSFALEHLESMQDDEDYYVSMGIAWTIVSLYPHHAQAISDFLSSKITNTQVQRFTQRKLRESRKGISLNA, encoded by the coding sequence ATGACAGACCCACGAGTCCGACAAATCCTTTCGGACCTCAATGCAAGTGCAGAGGAGAAGAAAGCTTTGTTTGACAGACGTCTCAAAATAAGCAGGGATCCTGATACCGTTATGGGTATCAGGATCCCTCTTGTGCGTAGTGCAATAAAGCCGTTGAGTAAAATCATGTCTTTCCGGGAGGCGGTTGCGGAGATTTACCCATTGGCATTGAAGAGGTTTGAGTACAAGCTCCTTTTTGCCGGTGTGGCTGCCGAAAAGGTCTCAAATGAAGAAGAGATACGAGAGCTCTATGATCGCCTTTTCGATTGCGTGGATGGTTGGGGTGCAAGTGACTTCTTCTTGGGGGTGATCGAGACTGTATGCAAAAAGCATGAGGTGGGAGCAGAGATCTTTCGGGAGTATGTCTCGCTGCACAAGGACAACCCTGACCCTTTTGCTCGCAGGTTGACAATAGTCCCTTTGATCAGGCTGATCCCCGGAGGTTATCTTCCTTTATCATTTGCTTTGGAGCATTTGGAGTCCATGCAAGATGATGAAGACTACTACGTCTCTATGGGCATAGCATGGACGATAGTCTCTCTATACCCTCATCATGCGCAGGCAATATCAGACTTCTTGAGTTCAAAAATCACCAACACACAAGTGCAGAGGTTCACTCAACGCAAGCTGAGGGAGTCCAGGAAGGGGATTTCTTTGAATGCTTAA